The Hyphomonas sediminis genome contains a region encoding:
- the gspM gene encoding type II secretion system protein GspM has translation MKNWWEGRTGREKVMVGAAGTLFAIAVIWQLVLQPAMMTLDQSKLNHERAAQTLARLDRIGSLIEQGEAISPHVTSAGSQDIAAAQSASLRMATEAGLAAVSAPISATSEFGVQFSDVSSPALFTWIEQVETALGVHVTSAKLQPNANGHLDASLKFRLDGVS, from the coding sequence ATGAAGAACTGGTGGGAAGGCCGGACTGGCCGGGAAAAAGTTATGGTCGGAGCGGCAGGCACTTTGTTCGCGATCGCCGTGATCTGGCAGTTGGTTTTACAGCCAGCCATGATGACGCTGGACCAATCGAAGCTGAACCATGAAAGAGCGGCCCAGACTCTGGCGCGCCTTGATCGCATTGGGTCCCTGATCGAACAAGGAGAGGCCATCTCACCTCACGTAACGTCTGCCGGATCGCAGGATATCGCTGCCGCTCAATCGGCCTCTCTTCGAATGGCCACAGAGGCGGGATTGGCTGCAGTATCAGCACCAATAAGTGCGACATCCGAGTTTGGTGTTCAGTTCTCTGACGTTTCGTCTCCCGCCCTGTTCACCTGGATAGAGCAAGTAGAAACAGCTTTGGGAGTTCATGTAACGTCCGCGAAGCTGCAGCCGAACGCAAACGGACACTTGGATGCGTCCCTAAAATTCCGCCTTGATGGGGTCTCCTGA
- the gspN gene encoding type II secretion system protein N, with amino-acid sequence MRFLLIIFLVIGFVVGLAAFAPLSFILKASGAQERGLSWTSVEGTILGGKVTGLKAGDDFLGDASLKFDPSALLGLGIAYDFDWAGPAGKGTGKAAAFASGSTELKDYNLELDFAALDGVAAWIRQSGGNARLSGDMIRFRKGACDKASGQAWSDALEKNAALLGPGWPDLSGALSCEGDVLLIPMQSQSPTGTRLDAAARFRFGQSGRLEARVSGVIPQQFQYALPLAGFVPDGGTYVYRYPSAFSELPQ; translated from the coding sequence ATGCGCTTTTTACTGATTATCTTTCTGGTGATTGGTTTTGTTGTCGGCTTGGCGGCGTTTGCGCCGCTCAGTTTCATCTTGAAAGCCTCTGGCGCGCAGGAACGCGGCCTCAGCTGGACGTCGGTTGAGGGAACCATACTCGGCGGCAAAGTTACCGGTCTGAAAGCGGGCGACGATTTTCTCGGCGATGCGAGTCTCAAGTTTGACCCATCGGCACTTCTCGGTCTCGGCATCGCCTATGATTTCGACTGGGCCGGACCTGCTGGAAAAGGCACCGGCAAAGCCGCGGCCTTTGCAAGTGGATCAACCGAATTGAAGGATTACAATCTGGAGCTGGACTTTGCAGCCCTGGACGGTGTTGCAGCCTGGATCAGGCAGTCTGGTGGCAATGCGCGCCTCTCAGGCGACATGATCCGCTTCCGGAAAGGCGCCTGTGATAAAGCATCAGGACAGGCATGGAGCGACGCGCTGGAGAAGAACGCAGCCCTGCTTGGCCCTGGTTGGCCAGACCTGAGCGGCGCCCTTTCCTGCGAGGGGGACGTATTGCTGATCCCTATGCAATCCCAGAGCCCGACAGGCACACGGCTCGATGCCGCAGCCCGGTTTCGCTTTGGCCAGTCCGGCCGGCTGGAAGCGCGGGTATCAGGCGTTATCCCGCAACAGTTCCAATATGCATTGCCGTTGGCAGGCTTTGTGCCCGATGGCGGGACCTATGTTTATCGCTACCCATCTGCTTTTTCGGAGCTGCCGCAATGA
- a CDS encoding helix-turn-helix domain-containing protein, giving the protein MQDPKLIYSLEVRVIDLEQKVSELESLLNEITSGRVKGTDPSVVPLPPALLKRINEGEHPVRVVRQFRLMTQKELGELCGIRPNHISAIERGMSYGLKTAKRLADALAVPVDILT; this is encoded by the coding sequence ATGCAGGATCCAAAACTCATCTATTCGCTTGAAGTGAGGGTGATCGATCTCGAACAGAAAGTGTCTGAGCTGGAGAGCCTGCTCAACGAAATCACGAGTGGTCGGGTGAAAGGAACGGATCCTTCCGTGGTTCCGCTGCCGCCTGCGCTGCTCAAGCGCATCAATGAGGGTGAGCATCCAGTAAGGGTCGTACGCCAGTTCCGGCTGATGACCCAGAAGGAACTGGGCGAGCTTTGCGGCATCCGCCCAAACCACATTTCCGCTATTGAACGCGGAATGTCATACGGCCTCAAAACAGCAAAACGGCTTGCCGATGCGCTCGCAGTGCCCGTAGATATTTTGACTTAG
- a CDS encoding L-serine ammonia-lyase, translated as MLSVLDIFRVGIGPSSSHTVGPIRIGNRFMAHLANSGKLSRVDRIVAELQGSLALTGAGHATPKAVVLGLLNMEPETLDPEEADRLVAQAYEEKTLPLTDGRFIKFDPETDIRFAYDVMPDLHPNGLRICAYDKTQEILADETWYSTGGGFIATRKQLERPVEDDILPVGDPVPFEFGSAAQLLDHCHGNRLSIDAVILANEDAKRSRAATEASLDRIASVMMACVDRGLTRKGELPGGLKVRRRAPDIWQKLQDGPPSNEREQLFDWLNVYAMAVNEENAAGGQVVTAPTNGAAGIIPAVIRHYCTDTEDSVERVRKFLLTAGGIGLLYKQRASISGAEMGCQGEVGVACSMAAGGLAAVWGGTAQQVANAAEIGMEHNLGLTCDPVGGLVQIPCIERNAIGAVKAANAARLALHSLEQTKVSLDQVIETMRQTGLDMSSKYKETSQGGLAVNVIEC; from the coding sequence ATGCTGTCAGTATTAGATATTTTCCGGGTTGGGATTGGCCCATCCAGTTCGCACACCGTCGGGCCCATCCGTATCGGCAATCGGTTCATGGCGCATCTGGCCAACAGTGGAAAGCTAAGTCGTGTTGACCGGATTGTAGCCGAACTGCAGGGCTCATTGGCACTTACGGGCGCGGGCCACGCAACTCCTAAAGCTGTCGTTCTGGGCCTTCTAAATATGGAGCCGGAAACGTTGGACCCGGAAGAGGCTGATAGGCTTGTGGCGCAAGCCTATGAAGAAAAGACCCTTCCGCTCACAGATGGTCGCTTCATAAAATTCGATCCGGAGACCGATATTCGCTTTGCTTATGATGTCATGCCTGATTTGCACCCCAACGGCCTGCGCATTTGCGCTTACGACAAAACGCAGGAAATTCTCGCCGATGAGACGTGGTATTCGACCGGTGGCGGGTTCATTGCCACGCGCAAGCAACTCGAGCGGCCTGTAGAGGATGATATTCTTCCCGTTGGCGATCCTGTGCCGTTTGAATTTGGCTCTGCGGCGCAGCTGCTGGATCATTGTCATGGAAACCGGTTGTCAATCGATGCGGTAATCCTGGCAAATGAAGACGCCAAGCGTTCGCGGGCCGCGACAGAGGCGTCGTTGGATCGCATAGCGTCCGTGATGATGGCCTGCGTCGACCGAGGATTGACGCGAAAGGGTGAGCTGCCGGGTGGTTTGAAGGTTCGGCGCCGCGCGCCCGATATCTGGCAAAAGCTGCAGGACGGCCCCCCCTCAAACGAGAGAGAGCAATTATTCGATTGGCTGAATGTCTACGCCATGGCCGTCAATGAGGAAAACGCGGCTGGTGGGCAGGTTGTTACAGCGCCGACCAATGGCGCTGCAGGCATTATTCCGGCCGTCATCCGGCATTATTGCACGGACACGGAAGATTCCGTCGAGCGTGTCCGGAAGTTTCTGCTCACCGCAGGCGGCATTGGATTGCTCTACAAGCAGCGCGCATCCATCTCTGGTGCGGAGATGGGTTGCCAAGGCGAGGTCGGCGTTGCCTGCTCGATGGCGGCTGGTGGGCTGGCGGCGGTTTGGGGTGGGACAGCGCAGCAGGTTGCGAATGCCGCCGAAATCGGCATGGAGCACAATCTCGGGCTCACCTGCGATCCGGTTGGCGGACTCGTGCAAATCCCCTGTATCGAGCGCAATGCAATCGGTGCAGTCAAGGCGGCAAACGCGGCGCGTCTTGCGCTGCACTCGCTTGAGCAGACCAAAGTTTCTCTGGATCAGGTGATCGAAACGATGCGGCAGACGGGGCTGGATATGTCTTCGAAATATAAGGAGACCAGTCAGGGTGGCCTCGCAGTGAATGTGATTGAGTGCTGA
- a CDS encoding FAD-dependent monooxygenase, giving the protein MQILIAGGGIGGLTAALALLKAGHAVTVLEQAPEIAEVGAGLQISPNGMKVLDALGASARVSRDAFRPRAQELRLGRSGAKIFSVPLRDASQARWRGEYLHIHRADLVASLRECITDRSPETIRLGARVASYEQGEAGVTAVLNTGERQTADLLIGADGIHSTIRTQMLGPDKPRFTGNVAWRAVVPVARLGDYPPPETACVWAGKRRHAVTYRLRRGSLANFVGVVECDEPGDESWTSVGAREQALNDFRGWNPVIKRIIDEAPLLLRWALYDRAELPAWQDGRVALLGDACHPMLPFMAQGAVMAIEDAYVLAREIGRGDSISASLKAYEQKRKPRATRIQNVARENAKLFHRSNMFSQAGTYGPMWVAGKFLPSIVHGRHDWIYGLDVTEPD; this is encoded by the coding sequence ATGCAAATCTTGATTGCAGGTGGCGGCATCGGAGGTCTGACAGCGGCGCTGGCTCTCCTGAAGGCCGGTCATGCGGTGACTGTTCTGGAGCAGGCTCCGGAAATTGCTGAGGTTGGCGCGGGCCTGCAGATTAGCCCGAACGGCATGAAGGTGCTCGACGCACTTGGTGCTTCAGCGCGCGTGTCTCGCGATGCCTTTCGTCCACGCGCGCAGGAACTTCGCCTTGGACGAAGCGGCGCCAAGATCTTTTCTGTTCCTCTGAGAGATGCCTCGCAGGCGCGATGGCGCGGTGAGTACCTGCATATTCACCGGGCTGATCTGGTGGCGTCACTAAGGGAATGCATTACGGACCGGTCGCCCGAGACCATTCGTCTTGGCGCTAGAGTTGCTTCTTACGAACAGGGGGAGGCCGGGGTCACAGCAGTTCTCAACACGGGCGAGCGCCAGACGGCAGACTTACTGATCGGGGCTGACGGCATTCACTCTACCATCCGCACACAGATGCTGGGGCCGGATAAGCCTCGCTTCACCGGGAATGTTGCCTGGCGCGCGGTGGTTCCGGTGGCGCGTCTGGGTGATTATCCGCCGCCTGAAACTGCTTGTGTCTGGGCCGGTAAACGTAGGCATGCCGTTACCTACAGATTGCGGCGAGGCAGCCTTGCGAATTTTGTTGGCGTGGTGGAGTGCGACGAACCTGGCGATGAATCCTGGACTTCGGTGGGCGCGCGGGAGCAGGCGCTGAATGACTTTCGGGGTTGGAATCCCGTCATCAAGAGGATCATCGACGAGGCGCCGCTTCTTCTCAGATGGGCACTTTATGACCGCGCCGAGCTGCCCGCATGGCAGGACGGTCGAGTCGCGCTTCTTGGCGATGCCTGCCATCCCATGCTGCCGTTCATGGCGCAGGGCGCTGTCATGGCTATTGAAGATGCCTATGTGCTGGCGCGTGAAATCGGGCGCGGAGATTCAATTTCGGCATCGTTGAAAGCTTACGAGCAGAAGCGAAAGCCACGGGCGACACGTATCCAGAATGTCGCCCGCGAGAACGCAAAGCTGTTCCATCGGTCGAATATGTTCTCACAAGCCGGCACCTATGGGCCTATGTGGGTGGCGGGTAAATTCCTGCCTTCTATTGTACATGGCCGGCACGACTGGATATACGGTTTGGACGTGACCGAGCCTGACTGA
- a CDS encoding zinc-finger domain-containing protein, whose protein sequence is MPVKRDVFTPPEISMVSSHKVSCNGGGGALGHPKVWYEMGDEDFVECKYCDRRFVLIGGKQDPSRGR, encoded by the coding sequence ATGCCCGTCAAACGCGATGTTTTCACGCCGCCTGAGATTTCTATGGTCTCTAGCCACAAAGTGTCCTGCAATGGTGGCGGCGGTGCTTTGGGCCATCCCAAAGTCTGGTACGAAATGGGCGATGAGGATTTCGTCGAGTGCAAGTATTGCGACCGGCGTTTCGTCCTGATCGGTGGTAAGCAAGACCCGTCCCGCGGACGCTAA